A genomic segment from Bacillus cereus G9842 encodes:
- a CDS encoding VOC family protein, producing the protein MSKNYVHHLCIQTNTYSETLTFYTKALSFIIVQESPNFHRRAFNTWLKLGAFYIELQTGKQGEELPVTNSNSEGLVHFCLWVENLQQEVERLKELNTHFVLKNGEIIYQIENGYLCKLKAPEGTIVELRDNKGI; encoded by the coding sequence ATGTCAAAAAATTATGTGCACCATCTATGTATCCAAACTAATACATATTCAGAAACCTTGACATTTTATACAAAAGCGTTGAGTTTTATAATTGTCCAAGAGTCACCAAATTTTCACAGACGTGCATTTAATACCTGGTTGAAGTTAGGTGCGTTTTATATCGAATTACAAACGGGTAAGCAGGGGGAGGAGCTACCCGTAACCAATTCAAATAGTGAAGGGCTTGTCCATTTCTGTTTGTGGGTAGAAAATCTTCAGCAAGAGGTTGAACGATTAAAAGAATTGAACACCCATTTTGTTTTGAAAAATGGTGAGATTATATATCAAATAGAAAATGGTTACTTATGTAAGTTGAAAGCGCCTGAAGGAACAATTGTGGAATTACGTGATAACAAAGGAATTTAA
- a CDS encoding IS4 family transposase, producing the protein MNLSIFDELELFSQELKRYMSPDALERLAKNVGFVKRKSKYRAQDLVALCIWLSQNIAHTSLTQLCSRLEANTGISMSPEGLNQRFNLQAVQFLQQLLAHLLHQQFCSSSKIPTLYTNYFRSIRVLDSTHFQVPDKFASRYQGSGGSGHSAGVKIQLEYDLLSGQFLHVHVGSGKQNDKIYGSTCLTSLQPHDVCIRDLGYFDLRDLQTIDECGAYFISRLKLNTRIYRKNREPEYFQNGTIKKQSEYIQLDMEQFIDQLQSGETYEIPEIYIGMYQKLPARLILYKLTETQMKRRQKDLASKEHKKQITYKERSKRLSAINFYITNIPLEYLPKEQVYDFYSLRWQVELIFKTWKSFFRIHHCNSIKLERLESHLYGQLISILLCSSTMFQMRRLLLIKKKRELSEYKAIYMIKDYFPLIYQSLQKETQELTKILSRLFNLLQKNGRKSHRYEKKTVFDVLGVVYNFSMSHNHVA; encoded by the coding sequence ATGAACTTATCAATTTTTGATGAACTAGAATTGTTTTCTCAAGAGTTAAAACGATATATGTCACCTGATGCTCTAGAGAGATTAGCTAAAAATGTAGGATTTGTTAAACGAAAAAGTAAATACCGCGCACAAGATTTAGTGGCCTTATGTATTTGGTTAAGTCAAAACATAGCCCATACTTCATTGACACAACTATGCAGTCGATTAGAAGCTAACACCGGTATTTCTATGAGTCCAGAAGGATTGAATCAACGCTTTAATTTACAAGCTGTGCAGTTTTTACAACAACTCTTAGCACATTTACTTCACCAACAATTTTGCTCTTCTAGTAAGATTCCAACTTTGTATACAAACTATTTTCGTAGTATTCGTGTATTGGATTCTACACATTTTCAGGTTCCAGATAAATTTGCTTCTAGATATCAAGGTTCAGGAGGTAGTGGTCATAGTGCTGGTGTGAAAATTCAATTAGAGTACGATTTGCTTAGTGGTCAATTTTTACATGTTCATGTAGGTTCGGGAAAGCAAAACGATAAAATTTATGGTTCTACTTGCTTAACGTCTCTTCAACCGCACGATGTATGTATACGTGATCTAGGATATTTCGATTTAAGAGATTTACAAACGATAGACGAGTGTGGTGCTTATTTTATTTCACGATTAAAGCTCAATACACGTATATATAGGAAGAATAGAGAACCTGAATACTTTCAAAACGGAACAATAAAAAAGCAATCTGAATACATCCAACTAGATATGGAGCAATTCATTGACCAATTACAGTCCGGTGAAACATATGAAATTCCTGAGATTTATATTGGGATGTATCAAAAACTTCCTGCAAGACTAATTCTGTACAAATTAACTGAAACGCAAATGAAACGTAGACAAAAAGATTTAGCATCTAAAGAACATAAAAAACAAATTACCTATAAAGAACGCAGTAAGCGACTTAGTGCAATTAACTTTTACATTACAAATATTCCTTTGGAATATCTGCCAAAAGAACAAGTATACGATTTTTATTCCTTACGATGGCAAGTTGAACTTATCTTTAAAACTTGGAAATCATTTTTTCGTATTCATCATTGTAATTCTATAAAATTAGAACGACTAGAATCTCACTTATACGGACAATTAATTAGCATCCTTCTTTGTTCCTCCACCATGTTTCAAATGCGCCGATTACTCCTCATCAAGAAGAAACGAGAATTAAGCGAATATAAAGCGATTTATATGATAAAAGATTATTTTCCACTTATTTATCAATCTCTACAAAAAGAGACACAAGAATTAACAAAGATATTGTCTCGGCTATTTAATCTCTTACAGAAAAACGGACGAAAATCCCATAGGTATGAGAAGAAAACAGTCTTTGATGTCTTAGGTGTCGTATACAACTTTTCTATGTCACACAATCATGTAGCGTAA
- a CDS encoding DinB family protein yields the protein MNQRPSEEEYAGNSGEYIRLVPDGNIINILLAQEKQMTELLASLTESQAAYRYAEGKWTLKEVVGHIADAERVMTYRLLRFARGDQTPLTGFDQELFLPPFGSWTTAQLAEDYRAVRQSTITLLRGLPAEAWNRKGTANNLSITARALAYGIAGHELHHMGIIRNRYLS from the coding sequence ATGAATCAAAGACCGTCAGAAGAAGAATACGCCGGGAACTCCGGTGAATATATCCGTTTGGTGCCGGACGGTAACATCATCAACATTCTGCTCGCCCAGGAAAAGCAAATGACTGAGCTCCTGGCATCGTTGACCGAAAGCCAGGCTGCATATCGGTATGCGGAAGGAAAATGGACGCTGAAAGAAGTCGTGGGCCACATTGCAGACGCGGAACGCGTCATGACCTACCGCCTGCTCCGGTTCGCAAGAGGGGACCAGACGCCTCTGACCGGTTTCGATCAGGAATTGTTCCTACCTCCTTTCGGAAGCTGGACAACCGCGCAATTGGCCGAAGACTACCGGGCCGTAAGGCAATCAACGATCACATTGCTGCGCGGGCTACCGGCTGAGGCATGGAATCGTAAGGGCACAGCCAACAACCTAAGCATTACGGCACGCGCCCTCGCGTACGGCATCGCAGGACACGAACTTCATCACATGGGAATCATCCGAAACCGGTACTTGAGTTAA
- a CDS encoding IS4 family transposase — protein MSISVSDELQLFAQEIQSFLSPNILRDLARDVGFVQRTSKYQEKDLVALCVWMSQNVATTSLTQLSSCLEASTEVLISPEGLNQRFNQAAVQFLQHLLAELLTQKLASSMPISSPYNSVFKRIRILDSTAFQLPDPFTFVYPGAGGCSHTAGIKIQLEYDLLSGQFLHIHTGPGKQHDRTYGSLCVPNVAANDLCIRDLGYFHLKDLQYIQDKKAYYISRIKSNTRIYQKNPSPDYFQDGRIKKSTEYIQIDMEVLMNSLQPGQTCEISNAYVGMTDKVPTRVIVHRLTKEQQQKRLQDQAIREKKKGMKYSPRSKRLSGINVYMTNTPTDIVPMGQVHDWYSLRWQIEILFKTWKSFFQIHHCKKIKPERLECHLYGQLIAILLCSSIMFQMRQLLLTKKKRELSEYKAIYMIKDYFLLLFQTIQKNTQELSRVLLRLFNLLQQNGRKSHRYEKKTVFDILGVVYNCTLSDNQAA, from the coding sequence ATGTCTATTTCTGTATCCGATGAATTACAACTATTTGCTCAAGAGATTCAAAGCTTTTTATCTCCAAATATCTTACGAGATCTTGCTAGAGATGTTGGTTTTGTACAACGAACCAGTAAATACCAAGAAAAAGATTTAGTCGCTTTATGTGTATGGATGAGCCAAAATGTCGCTACGACTTCTTTAACTCAGTTATCTAGCTGCTTGGAAGCATCGACAGAAGTGCTCATCAGTCCTGAGGGGCTGAATCAACGATTTAATCAAGCGGCTGTCCAATTTTTACAACACCTATTAGCTGAACTACTAACCCAAAAACTGGCCTCATCTATGCCAATTTCTTCTCCATACAACTCTGTTTTCAAGCGTATTCGTATTTTAGATTCAACCGCATTTCAACTCCCAGATCCCTTTACATTCGTTTATCCAGGTGCAGGAGGATGCAGCCATACAGCTGGGATAAAAATTCAACTTGAGTATGATTTGTTAAGTGGACAGTTCCTACATATTCATACTGGTCCAGGTAAACAACATGATCGAACCTACGGTTCTCTGTGTGTCCCAAATGTAGCAGCGAATGATTTATGTATCCGAGATTTAGGTTATTTTCATTTGAAAGATCTTCAATATATACAAGATAAAAAGGCTTATTATATCTCACGTATCAAATCAAATACACGTATTTATCAAAAGAATCCTAGCCCTGATTATTTTCAAGATGGCAGAATCAAGAAAAGTACAGAGTATATCCAGATAGATATGGAGGTTTTAATGAACTCTCTTCAGCCAGGACAAACATGCGAAATATCCAATGCTTATGTAGGAATGACTGATAAAGTCCCAACTCGTGTGATTGTTCATCGACTAACAAAAGAACAACAACAAAAACGATTACAAGATCAAGCTATAAGAGAAAAAAAGAAAGGAATGAAGTATTCTCCTCGTAGTAAACGACTCAGTGGTATCAATGTATATATGACAAACACCCCTACAGATATTGTCCCAATGGGACAGGTGCATGACTGGTATTCTTTGCGTTGGCAAATCGAAATTTTATTTAAAACGTGGAAATCATTCTTTCAAATTCATCATTGTAAAAAAATAAAACCAGAACGATTGGAGTGCCATTTATATGGTCAATTGATTGCCATTCTACTCTGTTCTTCTATCATGTTTCAAATGCGTCAATTGCTCCTCACGAAGAAAAAACGAGAGCTTAGTGAGTATAAAGCCATATATATGATTAAAGACTATTTTCTTCTTCTATTCCAAACTATACAAAAAAACACCCAAGAGCTATCAAGGGTGTTACTTCGCCTGTTCAACCTCCTACAGCAAAACGGGCGGAAATCTCATCGATATGAGAAAAAAACGGTCTTTGATATACTAGGTGTCGTTTACAATTGTACCCTGTCTGATAATCAAGCCGCTTAA
- a CDS encoding alpha/beta fold hydrolase, producing MRTVFLTGGTGFIGKQLVKELAKEDVKILLLVRSKSKAIRLFQERGNLKKEVMDFIEGDLTKKDLGLSAEDKERVLKTDVIIHAGGPMDIQATSKEAASVFLNGAKHISELAKSIHQLKGLQQFIHVVGYMSPFDDKNSKIAIDVFQEGNNYLKIKNPYERTKFLADLYIRQQASAVGYPLSVINPPTVVGSSKTGSTEQIAGLGLLVMSMRRGLMPMIPGGKGYRLPLISNDELAKFIVQVFRLEQPTIQTYTLVEDKQHDQNIAELLSIMSESMNMRAPKISVPMPLMKAIMNSGVSKITKIPSDGLNFITKRKFSNVSAKKIMGGDWFKETSVMKFFPAVVADLDYRMMYQYGQHNHVFKRTLCDNNTLYQLQGEGKPFILLHGLLSDGEDLFPLAQELHEKTGQPVWILDLPGLGRSPFKQEKNLLAIYLNVVKKLLEKATNGAHLIGHSFGAFILLEALVQEYIDKKYSITLLQPPVAKKNAKLLNVPQFINKWTLKLATPNLIGRYLLNNGLFESMESIPEHYIEKVSNSFTSPRILNTTVQLNSLLLKKDQGDFKEVTKYNLHIILGDYDRGYSAPSYLGKVDFVPYGHHFPLSHPSETARLVMKNSNTSR from the coding sequence ATGAGAACAGTATTTTTAACTGGTGGAACAGGCTTTATTGGAAAGCAATTAGTGAAAGAATTAGCCAAAGAGGATGTTAAAATTCTTCTTTTAGTAAGGTCGAAAAGTAAAGCAATACGCCTTTTTCAAGAAAGAGGAAACTTAAAAAAGGAAGTTATGGACTTTATTGAAGGTGATTTGACGAAAAAAGATTTAGGTCTAAGTGCTGAAGATAAGGAGAGGGTATTGAAAACGGATGTGATTATTCACGCAGGAGGCCCCATGGATATTCAAGCGACAAGTAAAGAGGCAGCTTCCGTATTTTTAAATGGCGCAAAACATATTAGTGAATTAGCTAAAAGTATTCATCAATTGAAGGGCTTGCAACAATTTATTCATGTTGTAGGTTATATGAGTCCCTTTGATGATAAAAATAGCAAGATTGCAATTGATGTGTTTCAAGAAGGAAATAATTATTTGAAAATAAAAAATCCATATGAGAGAACAAAATTTTTAGCAGATCTTTATATCCGTCAGCAGGCATCAGCAGTAGGTTATCCGCTTTCTGTAATTAATCCGCCAACTGTAGTCGGTAGTAGTAAAACAGGGAGTACAGAGCAGATAGCAGGATTAGGTTTGCTTGTGATGAGTATGCGAAGAGGGCTCATGCCAATGATTCCTGGAGGTAAGGGATATAGGTTACCACTTATTTCAAACGATGAGCTTGCGAAGTTTATTGTGCAGGTTTTCAGATTAGAGCAACCGACTATTCAAACATATACACTTGTTGAAGACAAACAGCACGATCAGAACATTGCTGAGTTATTAAGTATTATGTCAGAAAGTATGAATATGAGGGCACCAAAAATCTCTGTCCCAATGCCACTTATGAAAGCAATTATGAATAGTGGAGTAAGTAAAATAACAAAAATTCCTTCTGATGGACTGAATTTTATTACAAAACGAAAATTTTCAAATGTTTCAGCGAAAAAAATTATGGGAGGAGATTGGTTTAAGGAGACGAGTGTAATGAAATTTTTCCCTGCCGTAGTAGCTGATCTGGATTATCGAATGATGTATCAATATGGCCAGCATAATCATGTATTTAAACGAACATTATGCGATAACAATACCCTTTACCAATTACAAGGAGAGGGTAAACCGTTTATTTTATTACATGGTTTATTGAGTGATGGAGAGGATTTATTTCCTTTAGCACAAGAGCTTCATGAAAAAACTGGTCAACCTGTATGGATTTTGGATCTTCCAGGTTTGGGACGTTCTCCTTTTAAACAAGAGAAAAATCTTCTAGCTATCTATTTGAATGTAGTGAAAAAGTTATTGGAGAAAGCTACGAATGGTGCACATCTAATTGGCCATTCATTCGGTGCATTTATTCTTCTGGAAGCATTGGTACAAGAGTACATAGATAAGAAGTATTCAATTACGTTACTTCAGCCACCTGTTGCTAAAAAAAATGCTAAATTGCTAAATGTTCCCCAATTTATAAACAAATGGACATTAAAATTGGCAACTCCTAATTTGATAGGGCGTTATTTATTAAATAATGGTTTGTTTGAAAGTATGGAGAGCATCCCTGAACATTATATCGAAAAAGTAAGTAACAGTTTTACTTCTCCTAGAATTTTAAATACTACGGTTCAGCTTAACAGTTTACTACTGAAAAAAGATCAAGGTGATTTCAAGGAAGTAACAAAGTATAATCTTCACATTATTTTGGGGGATTATGACAGAGGTTATTCTGCTCCATCGTATCTTGGTAAGGTTGATTTTGTTCCATATGGCCATCATTTTCCTCTTAGCCATCCGAGTGAAACGGCAAGATTAGTAATGAAAAATAGTAATACTAGCAGATGA
- a CDS encoding TetR/AcrR family transcriptional regulator, with the protein MNQKRVIEVAATLFLEKGFAYTSMDELVRVSKVSKSNVYYHFSNKEVLLEGVVDYWIEMYQSAIDDVLSQNQFLVEDRIQLFLKQLSQGVQSREYKGSCPFITLYIQSPKQATQIKEKIGLFFTGLQKKVSLLLKQGVENGEFRNTIHIDEVASLFITNLEGALFISETLKDATVITKTADHFLKLLR; encoded by the coding sequence ATGAATCAAAAACGTGTGATTGAAGTAGCTGCAACATTATTTTTAGAAAAAGGGTTTGCTTATACAAGTATGGATGAATTAGTACGTGTAAGCAAAGTTTCAAAGTCTAATGTGTATTATCACTTTTCTAATAAGGAAGTATTATTAGAAGGGGTCGTTGATTATTGGATTGAAATGTATCAATCTGCAATTGATGACGTACTTTCTCAGAACCAATTTTTAGTTGAAGATCGTATCCAACTGTTTTTAAAGCAATTATCACAAGGAGTTCAGTCGAGAGAGTATAAGGGGAGCTGTCCATTTATTACTCTTTATATTCAAAGTCCTAAACAGGCCACGCAAATAAAAGAAAAAATAGGTCTTTTTTTTACAGGATTACAAAAGAAAGTTTCTCTATTACTTAAACAAGGGGTAGAGAATGGAGAATTTAGAAATACGATTCATATTGATGAGGTTGCATCACTTTTTATTACAAATCTTGAAGGAGCGTTATTTATTTCAGAAACATTGAAGGATGCAACTGTAATCACGAAAACAGCAGATCATTTTTTAAAATTGCTTCGATAA
- a CDS encoding SDR family oxidoreductase, with protein MKNLDGKVALVTGASRGIGRAIAMRLANDGALVVIHYGRNKAAADETISEIESNGGKAFLIEAELNSIDGVKKLVEQLKNELQVRVGTSEIDILVNNAGIGTQGTIENTTEEVFDEIMSVNIKAPFFLIQQTLPLLRAEGRIINISSAEVRLGFTGSIAYGLSKGALNTMTLPLAKHLGERGITVNTIMPGYTKTDINAKLLDDPEIRSFATNSSVFERIGQVEDIADAVAFLASADSRWITGQILDVSGGFCL; from the coding sequence ATGAAGAATCTTGATGGGAAAGTAGCGTTAGTAACAGGGGCGAGTCGCGGTATTGGTCGTGCGATTGCGATGAGATTGGCAAACGACGGTGCATTAGTTGTGATTCACTACGGACGAAATAAGGCAGCTGCAGATGAAACAATTAGTGAGATTGAATCTAATGGAGGAAAAGCATTCTTAATTGAAGCAGAACTCAATTCAATTGATGGTGTCAAGAAGCTAGTAGAACAATTGAAGAATGAATTACAAGTAAGGGTTGGTACATCAGAGATTGATATTTTAGTAAACAATGCAGGGATAGGTACACAAGGAACGATTGAAAATACGACAGAAGAAGTTTTTGATGAAATTATGTCTGTAAATATTAAGGCACCGTTCTTCTTAATTCAGCAAACATTGCCGTTACTACGAGCAGAGGGGCGTATTATTAACATTTCATCAGCTGAAGTACGACTTGGTTTTACAGGCTCAATTGCATACGGCTTAAGTAAAGGTGCATTAAATACGATGACACTTCCTCTAGCTAAACATCTCGGAGAAAGAGGTATAACAGTGAATACAATTATGCCTGGATATACGAAGACAGATATTAATGCAAAATTGCTAGATGATCCGGAAATACGAAGTTTTGCTACGAATTCATCTGTGTTCGAACGAATAGGGCAAGTTGAAGATATTGCAGATGCAGTAGCATTCCTTGCTTCTGCTGATAGCCGCTGGATAACAGGGCAGATTTTAGATGTTTCTGGAGGGTTTTGTTTATAG
- a CDS encoding Lrp/AsnC family transcriptional regulator, with product MQNTVKLDEIDHKIMNLLYENARISVSEIGRIISMTQPAVKERINKLEDQGVIAAYRTKFEPSKINKNIQAFIMFKTSQCSDFIQYCNAAPEVTDLYRISGEFNYMMKVMSDSMDSLAAFLDSLMQFGLSSPLIVLKSEFEEKLSF from the coding sequence ATGCAAAACACAGTAAAACTGGATGAAATCGATCATAAGATTATGAACTTGTTGTATGAAAATGCGAGAATTTCTGTTTCAGAAATAGGACGAATTATATCCATGACGCAACCTGCTGTAAAAGAGCGTATTAATAAACTTGAAGATCAAGGAGTTATAGCGGCTTACCGAACGAAATTTGAGCCTTCCAAAATTAATAAAAACATTCAAGCATTCATCATGTTTAAAACGAGCCAATGCTCTGATTTCATCCAATATTGTAATGCCGCTCCTGAAGTAACTGATTTATATCGAATTAGCGGGGAATTTAATTATATGATGAAGGTCATGAGCGATTCGATGGATTCCCTCGCTGCGTTTTTAGACTCGTTAATGCAATTCGGATTATCATCTCCTTTAATTGTTTTAAAGAGTGAGTTCGAGGAGAAATTGTCATTCTAA
- a CDS encoding M20 family metallopeptidase gives MGATGVTSQRKTIEESIERNKEKYIETSHDIHANPEIGNQEFYASRTLSLLLGSAGFQLQHNIAGHETGFIARKSSGKQGPVIAFLAEYDALPGLGHACGHNLIGTISVAAAIALSETLEEIGGEVVVFGTPAEEGGPNGSAKSSYVKAGLFKDIDAALMIHPSAKTATTSPSLAVDPLDFHFYGKTAHAAASPEEGINALDAVIQLYNSINALRQQLPSDVKIHGVITEGGKAPNIIPDYAAARFFIRAATRKRCAEVTEKVRNIAEGAALATGAKVKIHQFQNEIDELLVTKTYNDIVAEELELLGEEVNRKERVGIGSTDAGNVSQVVPTIHPYIKIGPDDLIAHTNEFREAARSELGDKALITSAKALANTAYRLITEEGLLEKVKEEFREVQRNQG, from the coding sequence ATGGGAGCGACAGGAGTAACGTCACAAAGAAAAACAATTGAAGAGAGTATCGAAAGAAATAAGGAAAAGTACATAGAAACAAGTCATGATATTCATGCGAATCCGGAGATTGGAAACCAAGAGTTTTACGCATCCAGAACGTTAAGCTTATTACTAGGTAGTGCAGGATTTCAGCTGCAACACAATATAGCTGGACATGAAACAGGTTTTATTGCGCGAAAAAGTTCAGGAAAACAAGGACCAGTCATTGCATTTTTAGCGGAGTATGACGCTTTACCAGGACTAGGTCATGCGTGTGGTCACAATTTAATTGGCACAATTAGCGTTGCAGCAGCAATCGCATTATCAGAAACGCTTGAAGAAATTGGCGGGGAAGTTGTCGTGTTTGGTACACCAGCAGAAGAAGGCGGGCCAAATGGTAGCGCGAAATCAAGTTATGTAAAGGCAGGTTTATTTAAAGACATTGATGCGGCGCTTATGATTCATCCGAGCGCAAAGACAGCGACAACGAGTCCTTCATTAGCAGTCGATCCACTTGATTTTCATTTTTACGGAAAAACAGCTCACGCTGCAGCCTCACCAGAAGAAGGGATTAATGCATTAGATGCGGTTATTCAGCTTTATAACAGTATTAACGCACTTCGCCAACAACTTCCGTCAGACGTGAAAATTCATGGCGTTATTACAGAAGGCGGAAAAGCACCTAACATTATTCCTGACTACGCCGCGGCAAGGTTCTTCATCCGCGCAGCAACGCGAAAAAGATGTGCAGAAGTAACAGAAAAAGTAAGAAACATTGCTGAGGGAGCAGCGTTAGCAACAGGTGCAAAAGTAAAAATTCATCAATTCCAAAATGAAATCGATGAATTACTCGTAACAAAAACATATAACGATATCGTAGCGGAAGAATTAGAACTATTAGGTGAAGAGGTAAATCGTAAAGAAAGAGTAGGGATCGGTTCAACCGACGCAGGAAACGTAAGTCAAGTCGTACCGACAATTCATCCGTACATTAAAATCGGACCAGATGACTTAATTGCACATACGAATGAATTTAGAGAAGCAGCACGTTCAGAACTTGGAGATAAAGCATTAATTACATCGGCAAAAGCATTAGCAAATACGGCGTATCGATTAATTACGGAAGAAGGGTTGTTAGAGAAGGTGAAGGAGGAGTTTAGAGAGGTGCAGAGGAATCAAGGGTAA